The Vigna angularis cultivar LongXiaoDou No.4 chromosome 6, ASM1680809v1, whole genome shotgun sequence genome contains the following window.
tataattacttatttttatatttattggttTAGAAATGTGTTTTTGATAAGTTGATCCAATCCAATATTGTCTAAGCATATTTGTACATTATTGatcaaattgtaaaattttttatCTGTCAAGTACCAAACGATTACCAAGTTGATTAGTGATCGTTCGGATaacattgttttaaaattttcagaattgactttttttttataattgaccGATCGGTCTATATGGTATAAGtaataatttgtttcttttaaaataaaaaactctcATCATTCCTATGTatgtattacatttttttctttaactttttaaatatttttgttcataaccaaattttatatatatgctAACAAAGAATATAGTAATataaattggataaaatttttatttaaataattaatatataaaaaattagcttagcttcttcttttatttactaaattaaaatagagtCTTAAAACATTATTGCAATGTGAGCTAAAGTATTTATGCACGTTTTCGAAGCTTCTTTCGCTCAAATTGTGGTCACTTTCAGTGcgattaaaatgttttaaaaattggtatttacatattttaattgtttagtaAATGTTTTCAGTTATATTTGGAATTATTATACATTTGTATATACATACAAAAAAGTTGTAAATTGACATGGAGCAATAAACTGGtgaattttgttgttattatattgttgttgttttgttagGGAGGCTGGTTCCTGAGGAATGACgagaataaaaacaagaaagggAAGTAGGTCAAATTTCAGCTACACAATTGGAATATTTATTACGAGACCAACCTCATAGTCACTTTCTAGCAAACTTCCTTTATATTGGACTatcttaaatatgtttttctaaatgtgaaattattaattaattttttttaaactttaattattattatatgtcaatttgaaaataaatataatcatttaaattaaatgatattaattcttttatgtgttaaatattaatatttaatataatctcAAAATATCATCTGatacatacaaaaattaactcattgatttaaaataattataacatttaaaaagaatttttaatttaacatttaagttTATCTAAGTTTACAAACTAAAAgtttaatcattataaaaagttgttaaatgaTGTTTCAAGAAGAATCTCACGTGGATAATTTTTTGGGACaatagtattaatatatatttttataatattttaacacaacACGACATTATTAAATGGAAatattcttttctaattttagaGATCAGATGACGTGTTATGACCATGTTCCCTTGGTTGTCTTTTGACTTCCACTGTGCCCCAATGGACCAATTAACATAGCTGGAATCCCACCCAACCACACAATACagattctttttcttaaaaaaaaaaattacaaaaaaatctCTGAATACGTTTTTGTAAAGTTCACgtaatcaattttttaaccCCCAAGAAAGCAAAGTTTTCGAGTGATTCTTTAGATGTTTGAATATTCACTGTATTAGTCTTTCGTTTGTCTTATGAATGAATTAGATGATCTCAAACTTTTCTGGTCAAGATTAATCACTaatgaaattcataaatattttatatcaataatataatGTGTATTTACATGGATCCAGATGGGAGGACCACCTTGCAAATGAGTAGCCATCATGTTTAAATGATTGAGAATTAGTGGTAATGAATATTTCGgttaaaaaggaaattaaagtttaataattattgtaattaaaaaatttatgcacaatataatacattaaaagttaaaaatattaataattattgtaattgtAATGAACCTACTAGCAAGTACATGTACATTATTAGTAACCATGCAACTAATTATCATATAGCAAAttaatataagtatatataaaattagtttaccATATTCCTAtgacaaactttttcaaaataatatatatatatccaaaataaattctatatatttttatatatatccaAAATATCTTTACTTATTTAAACTCTCCCAATTGTCCATGAGAATTTTTCATTTGTAGAATCCATTCATCCCGTGCAACACAATATCACGTAGATagaaacaagaataaaaaaaattagtataaattaatatatttaaaagatttaaaagcAAACATAAcacacatcaatcaaattcatcatcttaattcaaaatatgaaaCTAGAATAGATTGACACCATgtcactattttttaaaaacttgtgTGTTGAATAACACATTAGAGATTATACACTTATTACGTAAATATTGAGTAGACTTTAATAATTATCACCCAGGTTTACTACGtccaaaatatatgaaaacCTAAGTTATCTTAATATAATATGGTTAATTCACTTTAACTTTGCCATAATGATTTTCTTTCATACTAAATTTCGTTATAGGACCTTCATCGACTTTCATCACTTAGGTATCTTTTTATGTGTGAGTTAAAATAACAAAGTCTGGAtaattgtcaaaaaattatcTATTCAATACACCACCTAAAGTcacataataaaacattttctctttgaaaataCTTCATACATAACAATGATTGAATTTTTGCCATTGCATAGGCTTTACTTAGCCTATCGCACTTATTCTCTTGAAAAAATACTCATTATCCCTTCCAAAATCCTCTCCCTCTAGCCATACGCCTTTTAGTTCGTCTAGCGAGAGTAAACAATAGTCTTataaaacaacatattcatGTCTATGGGTAacaacgggtcgggtcgagTACGAATAGTATCTACTAGGGATGGGAAAAAATCTGCATCCGCAGATAAAAACCTGTGACGAATAGTTGGCACTTgcgtatatttattatttgcgGTTTGCTGATATTTTAATACATGCTTATAAACGGGCGGGTGTGGATATTATACTACCCGACCCCATGGATACCCATTacctgcaaaaaataaaaataatattttaatttatattttatatttaatttaatttaaaataaaattaatttatattttattagattaaatttaataaaatttaaatttaatttttattttattttatttatattaaattatatatatattttttgtaattttatttgaaaaatgtataaaatatattttttttaatatttgtgggTATCCAcgagttttaaaatatccacAGATTTTTTTGAAACAAGTACCCGCACAGGTAGTGAACGAGTTGTAGGTgggatttttattttgcttatcgAGTTGCGTGTATACACTATCCGTACCCGATCCAACCCGTTGTCATCTCTAATACCTACCCGTTACGTAAGCCACATGAAAAACCCATACATGCTACCCGCCTTGCCACCCACTAAATAtccaaatatttttatcaaactgCAGCTACCACTTAGGTACATGcgagtatttaaaaaatattatttgatgaGTTTTTAAATGAGGTccaaattaaattactaaatgAAGATAATATAAATGATCAAAACTATTATGaagttttcaaataattatttgacTGACAATAATATcacaaaaaatcaaaacaagttTCAGGGACCAAATGGTAGAATTGTGAAGGTAAATTTGAAAAGAGAGTGCAAATGTCATAACTATGTGTAGGCATAAGATATGCGAGCTTGTAACTTTTCAATCCCTATACCATCCAATGAATGAGTTTGATATGCATCTGTCCAACTTCCATAGCAACTAATGAATGACTTTAACTGGGAAGGGTCTATAAGTAACTCTAACATTTGTATAtaaatactataataatatagttttttatttttatttattgaaatatctttcatTGAGTGAgggtgttttttttaaatattactagCAAAAAATACATATCTGAATAAATCCTCAACAACAACTTAAACCTAAtaaggataaaaatataatttcatttaattaattaatagagATTACTCACAGATATGAGTACTATGACACCCGAACTCGACTCATTAATGAGCATGTACTAAATTACCCTACTACCTACTACCTATTATGTATTACTTATTACTTGCAGTTACCAACTATCTGCAAGAAACTTTATTATGTACAAATCTATACAatcacaaatatttttgtcatcctTATTAATAGGAAATATACCCACTCAATAATTCTATGGATTGTCCATTGACTAGTTACCTAAAACTctagattttcaaaattaattttttgccCAACAAGGATCTTACTCGCGTAATGACCCTCCCTTGGAACGAAACTCTAACGTTTTCACCCAACAAATCCAACCCTTAAACACCTTGACCTTTCAagatttttctatttatagtttCACCTAACAAAAATTCCTCTTGCCCAAAACCAATATCTTGGGAGCCTAATTTTACTAGAATCAGCAAACGAGCTATGACTCTCTAAATAAGTAGAactattagatttaaaatttttctttcttgccAAATCATGATTTGAATCCCTAACAAAtctccataaaataaaaattatgaaagaatATACCTGTTTTATCTCCTAACGTGTTTTATCTCATTTCCACATGATAGCTACTTAGTTCAGAATTAGTTATACGAATCCATTTAATCCAATCTGAAAGACCCATTATATGGTTCCTTAATCAGAAACAAATTTTCATTCACAtcataaaacaacaaaaacacaacaataacacaatcaataattatacttttatcaTCTCatcacatatattataaatgagtCAATTCACTCATTCACAACAAAACCAtgcaattaattaaaataattagtttttttttaattggattgTAAACTACTATCTCAAAAAGCTCATTTACCAAAAAATATCtacttaaaaaaacaaaatttacacaGGTTAAATTTTTGAGCACACTTTAATAATACTATCGATTTAAGTTTTTTGTGTTAGGTCTATCGAGGAGGATGTTCATCGGGAAGACACAATACCAATGAGATATAAACCTAACTATATAAGAGATTGATACCACTCTCTATCAAAAACTTTAAGGCAATgaatctttcatctttatatagtacTCTACCAATGAGATATCAGTCAAATCATATAAGAGATTAACAACACTCGCTAccaaaaaccttaagacaataagataatgaatctttcttctttatatagtattgtacttttttatttctatcaaatgtgagacttagactcacacttgaattTTCAATACTCTGCCGTCACATGTAATACtgattcttctttttctttaaagaaataaaaaaaatctttgaatTCGTTTTTGTAAAGTtcacaaaatcaattttttaactctcaAGAAGGTAAAGTTTTCGAGTGATTCTTTCCAATCATGTTTGAATATTCGCTATATTTGTGTCTTATGAATGAATTATATGATCTCTCAAATTTTTGGTTAAgattaatcaataataaaaataacaagtattctatatcaataatataatatgcaCTTATACGGATCTAGATGGGTAGGGAACTATCCTTTTGCAAAAGAGTATCCAATGTTTAAATGACTGTGAGTATTAATGCATAACGAATGTTAcagaaaaaaactattaaagCTGACAATGGTTAacttatttatagaattttgaTGCATAAAAACGTGGtggatttttattattatgatttttcttattaaaaatgtGATTACTTTTTGTATGTGGCCGataatttatcaatattttctaaatatttttcacacAGTATACCCGAAATGATGTTGATTCCTCATAATACACAATcctataaaataatagttttataaaattatttaatatttatgtattaaattaatgttatgtttattttgtaaattcttGACAAATTATCTGAGTTGGAACATTTTAATCAAATACGCCTTTTCAATGAATTTAGTTACCAGGTTATTATTTATGAGCGCATAACAgtcaattatattttctttttcattacgAGAAAAATGTTTACTATAATAAATACTAACacagtttattttttatttttatataataaaaaattaaaacattttaattttaattatattaatttgatttgatgtaattaaatatatacttaGTCTTTAGTAATGATCGGTCACATATACTTATTAAAAAAGTCatatgattaattattattaaaaagtaaatacgtaattaattatatcaatattaataaaatttaaataaattaatatttgaaaattataatatataatataatatattaaaaataaattataataatagttatactaattattctattttttatttattcttgttcttgaaaaaatggaaaaaaattaaataaatattattttctttaaatacgaAACTGTCCCACCACACGGCAAGTGACAACATAAAGTACAGCTTTTGTTAGGTTACTGTCTTGATCATAATCATAAAGGACAAAAATTTCCCgccaaaattaaacaataatattcGCGTTTAAAAAGGTCAATACTTgattagaaaaaaacaaaaaagcttCCCTTCCAAAATTGGAATATTCTGTCTTTAAAAATAATCGATAATTgcaaatcaatatttatattaatttagttaaagAATGTGTTATTTGAGTAATAAACTTATTAAATGTGTTATTTGACATTTTAGAATTCTgagcattttattttatctttaaaaattaatatatggaTACCTTTCCATTTCAAAGTTTTTCTTACCAGATTAAAAAATATccatatttttttgaaatttcagaaaatgttacccataatttttaattggtaTTTTAATCGGTGtgacatattaaataaatggctatttatataattaaaattaaatgtatagAGAAGATTCTGGATCTTGaacattaaatttcaaattcataatatataatatcataatgatataagatttatttttaagtactgttaatttattttaaaagtactAGAATTCACTTCATAagattaaaaaactataaaagatAAGTGgtttaaaaatgtgttaaagtatgttttcattaaaataGATCGTTATCATCCTaattgttcatttatttattttcttgtcccatttaaaaaatgttgttcgattatttatactttaaatgtcatgaatataaaaaatatttatatatacatgtatacatatttttaattttaaataaaattatttaacaattaatatttaaaatattacataaataaaaaataatttttaaatatattttaaatcaaattattcaataaaatattaatacaaataaattcaatatttctaaaaaaatttaaataaattgtgtcaaaatataaattttgaaaaactagtcaatatcataaatttaaataaaaaataaaatacatgaaattaaaattcaaacgattttataatatatttttttcactataattttatcttaattattcaaataaaaaaaataatcaaataaaatttactgAGCAAATCTTCAAGTTAGAtaacaaaatattgtttattatataaattaaaaatattaatttaatatgtatcacaattttaactatatatctgcattaagttttttttttctatcacttTAAACATCTACTCAATCAATgttaataaagtaaaaacataCAGAAGATAAACATCTGAAAGGgaagttattttagttttcctTATAACTGATGGCCATAATTGCTGAGTATTTATAAGTAAGATAAGcataatcattaataatttaaatggtGAAAATAGTAAATCTTAAACCTTCAAAATCTCAATTAACATGTTATTCACATATACCACATGGAAAACCAATGGATTCTATTCCACCAATAGAAAAGGGTTATAAATAGATCCATTTgcttaaaatacaataattaaaataataatactcttaattaaatattaaagcGAAAGTGGTTCCGTGAAGTATAAATAGCGTGTTTGTGGTGATAGCATTCAGGAATCATCATCTGCTATTCCATTCATTCAATCTtccagagagagagagagaaggagagagagagagagagagagagagagagagagagagagagagagagagagagagagagagagagagagagagagagagagagagagagagagagagagagagaaagggttTGTTCGTTCCTGTGTAAGCGATCGAATTGGAAATCGGAATTTTGGTTGCGCATAAATCGAATTTCTTATGCAAGGAAGGTTCTCCGGTTGGATTTTGATAGGAAGAATTGTAagattatgatattttttgagAAGCTACGTTTTTCTCCTCACCTTAGCCGCTACATTGCGGGCATCCTCCTGTTAATCTTCTGCAATTCCTTCCAGTTAGTCTCCAATTTCCCCATTCCTATACACCCTTGATTCTGCAACAAAACTGCGAAACACCACACTCTCCGACCTGATCCGATCCGATCCGATACTCATTCTAAAACTCCCTTTCTCTCGTTTTCAATTCGCTCCAAGCAAATGGATCCTAATCAACTCTTCTCCTCGCATTTCCTCGATGGTGAGTTTGTGCTTTCTCCTCCTCTGCTTTTCACCTTCCGTCGAACAAGTCTTTTTATTGCAGTTTTTCGGATTTTGTATTCTCCTTgcagttttattttcttagatttATGAATCTTGGTTTTTTGAATGTGCTGAATGACATCATCCTGTCTAAGTGGCTGATTTCTCCTCAAGCAGCAAGGCTCTTGTTGTTTCTTTATGTTTTAGTCCAGGAGAATCTTCTttgcaaatattttttagaaagaaaaataagagaacaAAAGAATCAGCTGTTCTGTAAACCAATTTGTAGACTGTTAGTTCTTATTAGCCTAGccttttgaaaatctgattttaGCTCATGAATAAATTAATGTTAGTTTATAAGAggactaatttaatttttttcttttattttatgttttagtatAAGCCTTTACTCGTTCCCAATTTCTCTTTGGAGAACCACGTAACGAGGAAAAAACACTCTgcgtataatttttattgtccTCTTCAATTTTATGATAggtgcattttttttttgtgtatacGTTATTCTTTGTTGATGTTCAGGGATTTGCTAGTTTGTGTTAAAAAAATCTGTGATGTTATGTGGAACAACGGTCTTTTTTATGTAGGTTGTCCTGCCTATGATTGCAATCCAGTCGGAAGGCCTGTGTCAAAGAAGTTTTGGAATAATTAAGGTCTATTTTTTCCTAGTTGAGCAGGATCCTATATGGATCTTTGTGGTCCTTTAATTTTTGGTAAACATAAATGCTTTTCGCGGGTTTAATCATATTTACAATGGTTTGATTCCTGTATTGAGGGTAAGTGGGTAGCATACGGTCATAGTTATGGAGTGATTTCTTCTACAgtgtattattatataatggAATGAAATTTTGTGAGATTTGCAACTTTTGGGTCTTTTCAGGACCTTGGGTGCAGATATATCCAATGCAACTATAAGGCCATTGTTGTGTTATGTTCATTCTCATGGTTGTGACATTTTCCTGACAACTCTCATGgttgtaatattatatattgaaaaaaggATGGATAAAAAGAACAGAATATTGATGTTGCTTTATGTGGTTTTGTAGTTCATTGTGATTATTATGTAGTAGGATTTTTCTCCTGATAGTTTTTGTGTCCATTGATCAGGTACTATTTCCTCACGTGTTGAGAACCAAAACAGAACTCACCCATCCGTTATTGTGATTGGTGCTGGAATATCTGGAATTGCTGCAGCACGAAGTCTATACGATGCATCTTTTAAGGTGTCATATCATTATGAACAGTTtcctcttaattttttttagcttCATTTATTAGCTGCCCTTAAAGATTTTTTGTGCTTTTTGCTTTGGCTTATTTCATCATTTGCTTAGGTGACTGTACTGGAGTCACGAGATAGGCTTGGTGGTCGCATTCATACGGACTTCTCATTTGGTTGTCCAGTTGACATGGGAGCCTCATGGTAAGTTCAATTTGCTCTAACGAAATTTTATCTGTCCGAAGAAGTATGATGTTTTGGTTAGAGTGAGATACATTGTTTTTGTCCTGACAAGTGAAATGTGTTCCTTCTAGTTTTTACTCCAACTCATATTATCCTTTTAATGTACAGAATTGTCAATTGAATGAGTGAAAAATTGGTGCCTTTCTCATACTATTAGTTTTTTCTTGATTACTTTTTAGGCTACATGGAGTTTGTAATGAAAATCCATTGGCTCCATTAATACGGGGCCTGGGGCTTCCTTTATATCGTACCAGTGGTGACAACTCTGTCCTATATGACCATGATTTGGAAAGGTAATAATCCTTCACTCTGCAATTCCATTGAAATTGATGTATTTGAAGGTTTATGATGCagatttttagaaatattttttaatattttagtagtATTTAAACTAATCTTCATGGTTTTTTACCGAAGAAAAACTAACCTACATTATTAGTTGCAAGTTTACCAAAATGGTTACTCTTTGTGGGccttaacctttttttttctctctatacATAGAGCGCTTATAAATCACCAACgttagaacaaaacaaaaataggaaaaaagtgatgtattattgtaaaaaaaaggGTGAATGCACACCGATGAAATTTGCAAATACCCGCAGAGGGAAACTCCTAGCTCACTATACTACCTGCAATCTCAAAAAAGCTTATTCCCTCCTCCTTCTTACTCCCTAGAAGTCACTAAAAATGAGCTTAACCTACTCACTCCTCAAATCTTCATTTTTCCTACCAGCGCccattaattgttatttttcctGTTGGAGGTCTTCCAAACTCACGGTCCATGACTTCGTTGATCTGGCTAGATGATTTGGGACGCCCGACATTGCCATATCTGAAAATGAAGCGTTAGCTTCCATATGCGATGTTCTGTTTGAAACAATAAAACATTTGGGTCTTTTGCAATTCTACTGGTAGTGTCTTATTTAATAgctgtattttgtatttttccaGTTATATGCTTTTTAATATCGACGGTAAACAAGTTCCACAACAGTTGGTCATTGAAGTTGGAGACACctttaagaaaattttggaaaaagtAAGACCTTTTTTCACTCAGCATCATATGACGTGGTACTTTCAATCTTAAATGATGTTCTGATTAACTGAATCTTGAATCTAATGACCTGTAAATACAGACAGCGAAAGTGAGGGATGAGCATCCCGAGGACATTTCAGTTTCCCAAGCTATTTCAGTTGTGCTAGATAGGCATCCAGAACTAAGGTATTTGATTGATTAGAGAATATTATGTGCGTACACCGAGGCTTATAGTTCCATTCTAGAGCTGCAACTGACCCAAATTCTCCGCAGGCAAAAAGGACTTGCCCATGAAGTGATGCAATGGTTTATATGCAGAATGGAAGCTTGGTTTGCTGCTGATGCAGATATGATTTCACTGAAAACCTGGGATCAGGCAAGTGCCAATCTAAGTTGAAGGATATATGATATCTTTTTTCCTCTAAACTCTAACAAATGTTTCTGTGCTTTATACATGATTTCATTCATAAAATCTTAATTGGCTACCATTTCCTAGGGTTATTGTTGAGATAAATGATGGAATCTCCGGATGAGTATGATAAGCAGAAATCCAAAATTgctaatttatataaaatggtctatgtattgtttcattttgattcttataTACTTAGCATATCtataacttattaaaaaaaaaaactaatcaatGATAATTAACTaatcttttacatttttgttattaaaaatttagtCCATCGATATAAACTGCATTTTAATGGTACTATATGAGGGCCTATTTAAAATAAGTGATGAatgtaaaagatatatttttaacttattaatattCAAGGACTAAATTGAAACCGTCCTACACAAGTAGACATTTGTTTTACATAGAATGGAGATGAGTGTTTTTGAGCGTGattcaatttttattgttgTGTTCTATATGTCGAATATCAGCTCAGCACTATTTAATAATCCAAATTACTGCTTACATTTTTTAGCTTCCTGATTGTAGGAACATGTCCTCTCGGGTGGTCATGGACTCATGGTACAAGGATATGATCCTGTTATAAAAGCTCTTGCAAAAAATGTTGACATACGTTTGAACCACAGGTACCCGACATAACTACACGgtgatttttcattatatttgacaaaaaatttattaaatagagAAACAAAGCAGAAAAGTAAGTGGATGCTTGAATCCCAGAGAATAATAAGCACGGGAACTACTTTTTTGGttgttaaaagttaaatttctGTTAATtagaaatatgttaattttaaaacatatataccCGTAGTTTTTCTcgtactttttttaaaatatggacAGACACCCCTGACTTATATGTTTAAATGGCTCAATTGATTGAATAAACATTTGTTGGTACTTGGTAGTTCATTGATTGATTTACCATCCATAAGAAAACAATGTTCCACAATTAATTTCAACTTTATTAAAGCCAAACTGCTCTTGCTGTAACCTGAGAGTTGACCGGCAGTAGGCCACTACAAAATAAAGTCtggttttatttcatttaattttgcTTGCAAATAGGATTACTGTCCCAAATTTTTCTGTCCCGATTTTGATCCTTTTGTGAAATCTCACCATGTAGGGTGAAAAAAATATCCAGTGGTTACGACAAGGTAATGGTCACGGTCGAGGATGGCAGGAACTTTGTTGCTGATGCTGCCATCATAACTGTTCCTATTGGAATCCTGAAGGccaatttaattgaatttgaacCAAAACTTCCTGATTGGAAGGTTTCAGCAATTTCTGATCTTGGTGTGGGCAACGAAAATAAGATTGCACTAAGATTTGACAAAGTATTTTGGCCTAACGTAGAACTCCTGGGCACCGTTGCTCCTACCTCTT
Protein-coding sequences here:
- the LOC108343161 gene encoding probable polyamine oxidase 4 — translated: MDPNQLFSSHFLDGTISSRVENQNRTHPSVIVIGAGISGIAAARSLYDASFKVTVLESRDRLGGRIHTDFSFGCPVDMGASWLHGVCNENPLAPLIRGLGLPLYRTSGDNSVLYDHDLESYMLFNIDGKQVPQQLVIEVGDTFKKILEKTAKVRDEHPEDISVSQAISVVLDRHPELRQKGLAHEVMQWFICRMEAWFAADADMISLKTWDQEHVLSGGHGLMVQGYDPVIKALAKNVDIRLNHRVKKISSGYDKVMVTVEDGRNFVADAAIITVPIGILKANLIEFEPKLPDWKVSAISDLGVGNENKIALRFDKVFWPNVELLGTVAPTSYACGYFLNLHKATGHPVLVYMVAGRFAYDIEKLSDEAAAKFVMQQLKKMFPKASEPVQYLVSRWGTDPDSLGCYSYDLVGKPIDVYDKLRAPLGNLFFGGEAVSLDNQGSVHGAYSAGVMAAENCEKYLLEKQGPVEKLRLASVTHEMLEALVPLQISRM